Proteins co-encoded in one Enterobacter sp. R4-368 genomic window:
- the phrB gene encoding deoxyribodipyrimidine photo-lyase — protein sequence MTTHLVWFRADLRVHDNLALAAACRSDNAQVKALFIATPAQWRQHNMAPRQAACLNAHLNALQQALAEKGIPLIYREAADFTDSVQTVVDVCGREQVSHLFYNYQYEFNERQRDVAVEKALPNVACQGFDDSVMLAPGSVMTGNHEMYKVFTPFKNAFLRRLKADLPQCVAAPHPREGVEVAIKPITLDYPQQEFDENLFPADEKSALARLRQFCQQQAAAYEQLRDFPAIEGTSRLSVCLATGALSPRQCLHRLLAEQPRALDGGPGAVWLNELIWREFYRHLMTYHPALCKHRPFIAWTDKVQWQENAGHLQAWQRGNTGYPIVDAAMRQLNATGWMHNRLRMITASFLVKDLLIDWRHGERYFMSQLIDGDFAANNGGWQWAASTGTDAAPYFRIFNPTTQGERFDADGAFIRHWLPELKNVPEKSVHQPWDWADKHRVKLDYPRPIVDHKQARTATLAAYEAARKA from the coding sequence ATGACCACCCATCTGGTCTGGTTTCGCGCGGATTTGCGCGTGCACGACAATCTTGCGCTTGCTGCTGCCTGTCGCAGCGATAACGCGCAGGTAAAAGCCCTGTTTATCGCCACGCCGGCACAGTGGCGGCAACATAATATGGCGCCACGCCAGGCTGCCTGTCTCAATGCGCATCTCAACGCCTTGCAGCAGGCGCTGGCGGAAAAGGGCATTCCGTTGATCTACCGGGAAGCGGCAGATTTTACCGACAGCGTACAAACGGTGGTGGATGTCTGTGGGCGCGAGCAAGTCAGCCATCTTTTTTATAACTATCAATACGAATTTAACGAACGACAGCGTGACGTGGCCGTCGAAAAGGCACTGCCAAATGTTGCCTGCCAGGGTTTTGACGACAGCGTGATGCTGGCACCTGGTAGCGTGATGACCGGCAATCATGAGATGTATAAAGTCTTTACGCCCTTTAAAAATGCCTTTCTGCGTCGGCTGAAAGCGGATCTGCCTCAGTGTGTCGCCGCACCGCACCCGCGTGAAGGCGTCGAGGTCGCAATAAAACCGATTACGCTTGATTATCCGCAGCAGGAATTTGACGAAAACTTGTTCCCGGCCGATGAGAAAAGCGCTCTCGCACGGCTTCGTCAGTTTTGCCAGCAGCAGGCGGCGGCGTATGAGCAGCTGCGCGATTTCCCGGCAATCGAAGGCACCAGCCGCTTGTCGGTGTGTCTGGCGACTGGCGCGTTATCACCGCGCCAGTGCCTGCATCGTCTGCTGGCTGAACAACCGCGGGCGCTCGACGGCGGACCGGGAGCCGTGTGGCTGAATGAGCTGATTTGGCGCGAATTTTATCGCCATCTGATGACCTATCATCCGGCACTCTGTAAGCATCGTCCTTTTATAGCCTGGACTGATAAGGTGCAGTGGCAGGAAAACGCCGGGCATCTGCAAGCCTGGCAACGCGGCAATACCGGCTACCCTATTGTTGATGCGGCGATGCGCCAGTTGAACGCTACCGGCTGGATGCACAACCGCTTACGGATGATAACCGCGAGCTTTCTGGTCAAGGACTTACTTATCGACTGGCGCCATGGGGAGCGTTATTTTATGTCGCAGTTGATCGATGGCGATTTCGCGGCAAACAATGGCGGCTGGCAGTGGGCGGCCTCGACGGGCACCGATGCGGCTCCCTATTTTCGTATTTTTAACCCGACCACGCAGGGCGAACGGTTTGATGCTGACGGCGCGTTTATTCGCCACTGGCTACCGGAGCTGAAAAATGTGCCGGAAAAATCGGTGCATCAACCCTGGGACTGGGCGGATAAACACCGGGTAAAACTCGATTATCCCCGCCCGATTGTTGACCATAAACAGGCGCGTACCGCCACGCTGGCGGCCTATGAAGCTGCCCGTAAAGCGTAA
- the kdpB gene encoding potassium-transporting ATPase subunit KdpB: MSRKQLALFEPNLVRQALMDSVTKLSPHVQWRNPVMFIVWIGSVLTTLLALAMATGHLDGSAWFTGAISVWLWVTVLFANFAEALAEGRSKAQANSLKGVKKTAFARKLRAPQHDAQIDHIPAEDLRKGDIVLVEAGDIIPCDGEVIEGGASVDESAITGESAPVIRESGGDFASVTGGTRILSDWLVIQCSVNPGETFLDRMIAMVEGAQRRKTPNEIALTILLVALTIVFLLATATLWPFSVYGGTPVSVTVLVALLVCLIPTTIGGLLSAIGVAGMSRMLGANVIATSGRAVEAAGDVDVLLLDKTGTITLGNRQASDFLPARGVDEKTLADAAQLSSLADETPEGRSIVILAKQRFNLRERDMQSLQATFVPFTAQTRMSGINVQDRMIRKGSVDAIRRHIEANGGQFPADVEALVERVARQGATPLVVAEGAKVLGVIALKDIVKGGIKERFAQLRKMGIKTVMITGDNRLTAAAIAAEAGVDDFLAEATPEAKLALIRQYQAEGRLVAMTGDGTNDAPALAQADVAVAMNSGTQAAKEAGNMVDLDSNPTKLIEVVHIGKQMLMTRGSLTTFSIANDVAKYFAIIPAAFAATYPQLNMLNVMHLHSPASAILSAVIFNALVIVFLIPLALKGVSYKPLTASAMLRRNLWIYGLGGLIVPFIGIKAIDLILTLFGLV; encoded by the coding sequence ATGAGTCGTAAACAACTGGCGCTTTTCGAACCGAATCTTGTTCGCCAGGCGCTGATGGATTCCGTGACCAAGTTAAGCCCGCATGTGCAGTGGCGTAACCCGGTAATGTTTATTGTCTGGATTGGCAGCGTGTTAACTACCCTGCTGGCGCTGGCAATGGCGACCGGTCATCTCGACGGCAGCGCGTGGTTCACCGGCGCGATCAGCGTGTGGCTATGGGTGACGGTTCTGTTCGCCAACTTCGCCGAAGCGCTGGCCGAAGGCCGCAGTAAAGCGCAGGCCAACAGCCTGAAAGGGGTGAAAAAGACCGCCTTTGCCCGCAAACTTCGCGCCCCGCAGCATGACGCGCAAATCGACCACATTCCGGCGGAAGATCTGCGCAAAGGCGACATCGTGCTGGTGGAAGCAGGCGACATTATCCCCTGCGATGGCGAAGTGATCGAAGGCGGCGCGTCGGTGGATGAGAGCGCGATCACCGGGGAATCCGCACCGGTGATTCGTGAGTCCGGCGGCGATTTCGCCTCAGTAACCGGCGGTACGCGTATTCTCTCTGACTGGCTGGTGATCCAGTGCAGCGTTAACCCTGGTGAAACCTTCCTCGATCGCATGATCGCGATGGTGGAAGGCGCGCAGCGGCGTAAAACGCCGAACGAAATCGCGCTGACCATTTTGCTGGTGGCGCTGACGATCGTGTTCCTGCTGGCAACGGCAACGCTGTGGCCCTTCTCCGTATACGGCGGCACGCCGGTGAGTGTCACCGTGCTGGTTGCCCTGCTGGTATGTCTCATCCCAACCACTATCGGCGGACTGCTTTCCGCGATTGGTGTCGCGGGGATGAGCCGCATGCTGGGGGCAAACGTGATTGCCACCAGCGGTCGCGCGGTGGAAGCGGCGGGCGATGTCGATGTGTTATTGCTGGATAAAACCGGCACCATCACGCTGGGTAACCGCCAGGCGTCAGACTTCCTGCCCGCCCGGGGCGTGGATGAAAAAACGCTGGCCGATGCCGCGCAGCTCTCCTCGCTGGCGGACGAAACGCCGGAAGGCCGCAGTATTGTTATTCTGGCGAAACAGCGCTTTAACCTGCGCGAGCGCGACATGCAGAGTCTGCAAGCGACCTTTGTGCCGTTCACCGCGCAAACCCGGATGAGCGGGATTAACGTGCAGGACCGGATGATCCGCAAAGGTTCCGTCGATGCCATTCGCCGCCATATCGAAGCGAATGGCGGTCAGTTCCCGGCTGATGTCGAAGCGCTGGTCGAACGCGTGGCGCGCCAGGGAGCAACGCCGCTGGTGGTTGCCGAAGGGGCAAAAGTGCTGGGCGTGATTGCGCTGAAAGATATCGTCAAAGGCGGCATAAAAGAGCGTTTTGCTCAGTTACGCAAAATGGGTATTAAAACGGTGATGATCACCGGTGATAACCGCCTGACCGCCGCCGCGATTGCCGCTGAAGCGGGTGTCGACGATTTTCTGGCCGAAGCGACACCGGAAGCCAAACTGGCGCTGATCCGCCAGTATCAGGCAGAAGGCCGGCTGGTAGCGATGACCGGCGATGGCACCAACGACGCCCCCGCGCTGGCGCAGGCGGATGTGGCGGTCGCGATGAACTCCGGTACACAGGCGGCGAAAGAAGCGGGCAACATGGTGGATTTGGATTCCAACCCCACCAAGCTGATTGAAGTGGTGCATATCGGCAAACAGATGCTGATGACGCGTGGTTCGCTGACCACCTTCAGTATCGCTAACGATGTGGCGAAGTACTTCGCCATTATCCCGGCAGCGTTTGCGGCGACCTATCCGCAACTGAATATGCTCAACGTGATGCACCTGCACTCCCCGGCGTCGGCGATTTTGAGTGCCGTTATTTTTAACGCGCTGGTGATTGTGTTTCTGATCCCGCTGGCATTGAAAGGGGTGAGCTACAAACCGCTGACCGCCTCTGCCATGCTGCGTCGCAACCTGTGGATCTACGGGCTGGGCGGTTTGATCGTGCCGTTTATTGGCATCAAAGCGATCGACCTTATTCTCACGCTGTTCGGCCTGGTGTAA
- the nei gene encoding endonuclease VIII: MPEGPEIRRAADTLEAAVKGKPLTDVWFGLPSLKGFAADLVGQYVENIETRGKALLTHFSGGLTLYSHNQLYGVWRVVGAGEIPQTNRVLRVRLQTEQKAILLYSASDIALLTPEQLAQHPFLQRVGPDVLDMTLTVEQVKARLLSPRFRRRQFSGLLLDQAFLAGLGNYLRVEILWQSALAPQRNASQLSEEQLDVLAHALLDIPRLSYQTRGVVDENKHHGALFRFKVFHRAGEPCERCGGIIAKTTMSSRPFYWCPACQH; the protein is encoded by the coding sequence ATGCCGGAAGGACCGGAGATCCGCCGGGCGGCGGATACGCTTGAAGCCGCTGTTAAAGGCAAACCATTGACGGATGTCTGGTTTGGCCTGCCGTCGTTGAAAGGTTTCGCCGCTGATCTTGTGGGGCAGTACGTTGAGAACATTGAAACGCGGGGAAAAGCGCTTCTGACGCATTTTTCCGGTGGACTGACGCTTTACAGCCATAACCAGCTTTACGGCGTCTGGCGTGTGGTCGGGGCAGGTGAGATCCCGCAAACCAACCGTGTGCTGCGTGTGCGGCTGCAAACGGAGCAGAAGGCGATTTTGCTGTACAGCGCGTCGGACATTGCGTTACTCACACCGGAACAACTGGCGCAGCATCCGTTTTTACAGCGTGTTGGCCCGGATGTGCTGGATATGACGCTAACCGTAGAGCAGGTAAAAGCGCGGTTGTTATCTCCCCGTTTTCGCCGTCGCCAGTTTTCCGGGTTATTGCTCGATCAGGCCTTTCTTGCCGGGCTGGGAAATTACCTGCGCGTCGAAATTCTCTGGCAAAGCGCCCTGGCACCGCAGCGTAACGCTTCGCAGCTAAGCGAAGAACAACTCGACGTGTTAGCGCATGCGCTGCTGGATATTCCGCGTTTGTCGTACCAGACACGCGGCGTGGTGGATGAGAATAAACACCACGGCGCGCTGTTTCGCTTTAAGGTGTTTCACCGCGCAGGCGAACCGTGCGAGCGTTGCGGCGGGATAATTGCGAAAACCACCATGTCGTCCCGGCCGTTTTACTGGTGCCCGGCTTGTCAGCATTGA
- the pxpB gene encoding 5-oxoprolinase subunit PxpB → MQRARCYLLGESAVVLELEPPVQLATQKRIWRLTQRLADVPDVVEAIPGMNNITVVLRDPHSLALDAIERLQRWWEESEALEPESRSIEIPVLYGKAAGPDLGLVAEHCRMTEKQVVELHASVDYVVWFLGFQPGFPYLGGMPEALATPRRAEPRVSVPAGSVAIGGAQTGIYPLETPGGWNLIGRTDLALFNPRLPEPVLLRPGDTLRFVPRKEGVC, encoded by the coding sequence GTGCAGCGAGCACGGTGTTATTTGTTAGGTGAAAGCGCGGTGGTGCTGGAGCTGGAGCCTCCGGTACAACTGGCGACGCAAAAGCGTATCTGGCGGCTGACGCAGCGGCTGGCGGACGTGCCGGACGTGGTGGAAGCCATTCCGGGGATGAATAACATTACGGTGGTGCTGCGCGATCCGCATTCGCTGGCGCTCGACGCTATTGAGCGTTTACAGCGCTGGTGGGAAGAGAGCGAGGCGCTGGAGCCCGAGTCACGATCCATTGAGATCCCGGTGCTGTACGGCAAAGCGGCCGGGCCGGATCTGGGGCTGGTGGCGGAACACTGCCGGATGACGGAAAAGCAGGTTGTTGAGCTGCATGCTTCTGTCGATTACGTGGTGTGGTTTCTTGGCTTCCAGCCTGGTTTCCCTTATCTGGGCGGGATGCCGGAGGCGCTCGCCACACCGCGCCGCGCTGAACCGCGAGTGAGCGTTCCCGCCGGCTCTGTCGCCATTGGCGGCGCGCAAACCGGCATTTACCCACTGGAAACACCCGGCGGCTGGAACCTGATTGGTCGTACCGATCTGGCGTTATTCAACCCGCGCTTGCCGGAGCCGGTGCTATTACGTCCGGGCGATACGCTGCGGTTTGTGCCGCGCAAGGAGGGCGTATGCTGA
- the pxpC gene encoding 5-oxoprolinase subunit PxpC, with amino-acid sequence MLNIIRAGMYTTLQGGKRIGLRQSGVSYCGALDEPALQIANALVGNAPEAAALEITFGQCEVEFGRDVWFALTGAGCEAKLDGKAVWTGWRFAAKAGQRLVLKRPLHGVRSYLAIAGSFAVPAVMGSVSTDLKTAIGGLEGRLLRDGDVLPLGEPVRHFHTQQGVKQLLWGNRIRALPGPEYHEFDSASQEALWRLPWQISPQSNRMGYRLQGQPLVRTTSRELLSHGLLPGVVQVPSNGQPIVLMNDAQTTGGYPRIACIIEADMYHLAQIPLGQPIHFVQCSLDEALKARREQRIYLDQLAWRLHNED; translated from the coding sequence ATGCTGAACATTATCCGCGCGGGAATGTATACCACCTTGCAGGGCGGCAAACGTATTGGCTTGCGCCAGTCCGGCGTCAGTTATTGTGGCGCGCTGGACGAACCCGCGTTGCAAATTGCCAATGCGCTGGTGGGAAACGCGCCGGAGGCGGCGGCGCTGGAAATCACCTTCGGTCAGTGCGAAGTGGAGTTTGGTCGCGATGTCTGGTTTGCGCTCACTGGCGCAGGCTGTGAGGCGAAACTTGACGGCAAAGCGGTGTGGACCGGCTGGCGATTTGCGGCAAAAGCCGGGCAGCGGCTGGTACTGAAAAGGCCGCTGCATGGCGTGCGCAGTTACCTGGCGATAGCGGGTAGCTTTGCAGTACCTGCGGTGATGGGCTCGGTCAGTACCGATCTGAAAACCGCTATCGGCGGGCTGGAAGGGCGATTATTGCGCGATGGCGATGTGTTGCCACTGGGCGAACCTGTCCGTCATTTTCACACGCAGCAAGGGGTAAAACAGTTGCTGTGGGGCAACCGTATTCGCGCATTGCCTGGGCCGGAGTATCACGAATTTGACAGCGCCTCGCAGGAGGCGCTCTGGCGTTTGCCGTGGCAGATAAGCCCGCAGAGTAACCGCATGGGTTATCGTTTGCAGGGCCAGCCGCTGGTGCGCACTACGTCACGCGAACTGCTTTCCCACGGCTTGTTGCCGGGCGTCGTGCAGGTTCCCTCTAACGGGCAACCGATAGTGCTGATGAATGATGCCCAGACCACAGGCGGCTACCCGCGAATTGCCTGCATTATCGAGGCGGATATGTACCATCTGGCGCAAATCCCACTCGGGCAGCCGATACACTTTGTCCAGTGCTCGCTGGATGAGGCACTGAAGGCGCGGCGCGAGCAGCGTATCTATCTCGATCAACTGGCATGGCGTCTGCACAATGAAGATTGA
- a CDS encoding DUF1722 domain-containing protein: MALTTRRNHTRALMPGFYQTLYARQQPALSTLIECYRQRPQPRLAPKTLLKHYMVEFPDASLAGLRHVNSPAKGAVLTLRILGAV, translated from the coding sequence CTGGCGCTAACCACGCGGCGCAATCATACCAGGGCGTTGATGCCTGGTTTTTATCAAACGCTTTATGCCCGCCAGCAGCCAGCTCTCTCCACGCTGATTGAATGTTATCGCCAGCGACCCCAGCCACGGCTTGCACCGAAGACCTTACTCAAACACTATATGGTTGAATTTCCCGACGCGTCCCTGGCCGGGCTACGCCATGTCAACTCCCCGGCCAAAGGCGCGGTGCTTACATTAAGGATATTAGGAGCGGTATGA
- a CDS encoding type 2 GTP cyclohydrolase I — MKNTELEKVINEKLNSAAFSDYGPNGLQVEGRETVQKIITGVTASQALLDEAVRQQADAVIVHHGYFWKNEAPIIRGMKRNRLKTLLANDINLYGWHLPLDAHPQLGNNAQLAALLGINVMGEIEELLPWGELSMPVPGLELASWIEARLGRKPLWCGDTGPEKITRVAWCTGGGQGFIDKAARFGVDAFITGEVSEQTIHSAREQGLHFYSAGHHATERGGIRALSDWLNENTDLDVTFIDIPNPA, encoded by the coding sequence ATGAAAAATACCGAGCTGGAAAAAGTGATTAACGAAAAACTTAACAGTGCGGCGTTCAGTGATTACGGCCCGAACGGGCTACAGGTTGAGGGGCGGGAAACGGTACAGAAAATTATCACCGGCGTGACCGCAAGCCAGGCATTGCTGGACGAAGCGGTACGCCAGCAGGCGGACGCGGTGATTGTGCATCACGGTTATTTCTGGAAAAACGAAGCGCCGATCATTCGCGGGATGAAGCGTAATCGCCTGAAAACGTTACTGGCCAATGACATCAACCTGTACGGCTGGCACCTGCCGCTTGATGCGCACCCACAGCTTGGCAATAACGCTCAACTGGCGGCGTTGCTCGGCATTAACGTAATGGGCGAAATTGAAGAGTTGCTGCCGTGGGGCGAACTCTCCATGCCGGTTCCGGGGCTGGAGCTGGCGTCGTGGATTGAAGCGCGTCTCGGGCGCAAGCCGCTGTGGTGTGGCGATACCGGGCCGGAAAAAATCACCCGCGTTGCCTGGTGTACCGGCGGCGGGCAGGGTTTTATTGATAAAGCGGCCCGTTTCGGTGTTGATGCGTTTATCACCGGCGAAGTCTCCGAGCAGACCATTCACTCTGCCCGTGAACAGGGGCTGCATTTCTACTCTGCGGGTCACCACGCTACCGAGCGCGGTGGTATTCGCGCGCTCAGCGACTGGCTGAATGAAAATACCGATCTTGACGTCACGTTTATCGATATTCCGAACCCGGCGTAA
- the kdpA gene encoding potassium-transporting ATPase subunit KdpA, protein MAAQAFLLIASFLLVLFILARPLGSLLAKMIAGQPLPGVRGVENLLWRGLGIDTREMNWRHYLLAILWLNIFGLVLLFAMLMLQGILPLNPQNLPGLSWHLALNTAVSFISNTNWQAYSGESTLSYFSQMAGLTVQNFLSAATGIAVVFALIRAFSRRSMETLGNAWVDITRITLWLLLPIALLIALFFIQQGALQNFSPYQAYTSLEGVQHLMPMGPVASQEAIKMLGTNGGGFFNANSSHPFENPTALTNFVQMLAIFLIPAALCFAFGDAVGDRRQGHMLLWAMSIIFVICAGIVMWAELQGNPHFLTLGGDSAINMEGKESRFGILASSLYAVVTTAASCGAVNAMHDSFTALGGMIPMWLMQIGEVVFGGVGSGLYGMLLFVLLAVFIAGLMIGRTPEFLGKKIDVREMKMTALAILVTPALVLIGTALAMMTDAGRSGMFNPGIHGFSEVLYAVSSAANNNGSAFAGLSANTPFWNCLLAFCMFFGRFGVIVPVMAIAGSLVAKKIQPTSSGTLPTHGALFIGLLIGTVLLVGALTFIPALALGPVAEYLQF, encoded by the coding sequence ATGGCCGCTCAGGCGTTTCTTCTGATTGCCAGCTTTCTGCTGGTATTGTTTATCCTCGCGCGTCCGCTCGGTTCGCTGCTGGCGAAAATGATCGCCGGGCAGCCGCTGCCCGGCGTGCGCGGTGTGGAAAACCTCCTCTGGCGCGGGCTTGGTATCGATACCCGTGAAATGAACTGGCGGCACTATTTACTGGCGATTTTGTGGTTGAACATCTTCGGCCTGGTGCTGCTGTTTGCGATGCTGATGCTGCAAGGCATTCTGCCGCTTAACCCACAAAACCTGCCGGGGCTCTCCTGGCACCTGGCGCTGAACACCGCCGTCAGCTTTATCTCCAACACCAACTGGCAGGCGTACTCCGGGGAGAGCACCCTGAGCTATTTCAGCCAGATGGCGGGACTGACGGTACAAAACTTCTTATCCGCCGCGACGGGTATTGCTGTGGTCTTTGCGCTGATCCGCGCTTTTTCACGTCGCAGTATGGAGACGCTCGGTAACGCCTGGGTTGATATCACGCGCATTACCCTGTGGCTGTTGCTGCCCATCGCACTGCTGATTGCTCTGTTTTTTATTCAGCAAGGGGCGCTGCAAAACTTTTCGCCGTACCAGGCTTATACCTCGCTGGAAGGTGTGCAACACCTGATGCCGATGGGGCCTGTTGCGTCGCAAGAAGCGATAAAAATGCTCGGCACCAACGGCGGCGGCTTCTTTAACGCCAACTCGTCGCATCCGTTTGAAAACCCTACAGCCTTAACCAATTTTGTGCAGATGCTGGCGATCTTCCTGATCCCGGCGGCGCTGTGCTTCGCTTTTGGCGATGCGGTCGGCGATCGCCGCCAGGGACACATGTTGCTGTGGGCAATGTCGATTATTTTCGTCATCTGCGCCGGGATTGTGATGTGGGCGGAGTTGCAGGGTAACCCGCACTTCCTGACGCTCGGCGGCGACAGCGCCATCAATATGGAAGGGAAAGAGAGCCGTTTCGGCATTCTGGCCAGCAGCTTGTACGCCGTGGTCACCACCGCGGCCTCTTGCGGCGCGGTCAACGCCATGCATGACTCGTTTACCGCGCTTGGCGGCATGATCCCGATGTGGCTGATGCAGATTGGCGAAGTGGTGTTCGGCGGCGTGGGTTCGGGTCTTTACGGCATGCTGCTGTTTGTGCTGCTCGCAGTGTTTATCGCCGGGTTGATGATTGGCCGCACACCTGAATTCCTCGGCAAGAAAATCGACGTGCGTGAAATGAAAATGACCGCGCTGGCGATCCTCGTCACCCCGGCTCTGGTGCTGATTGGCACCGCGCTGGCGATGATGACCGACGCCGGTCGCAGCGGCATGTTCAACCCCGGTATTCACGGCTTTAGCGAAGTGCTGTACGCCGTCTCATCTGCCGCCAATAACAACGGTAGCGCCTTTGCGGGCTTAAGCGCCAATACGCCGTTCTGGAACTGTTTGCTGGCGTTTTGCATGTTCTTTGGCCGCTTTGGTGTGATTGTGCCGGTGATGGCGATTGCCGGTTCGCTGGTGGCGAAGAAAATTCAACCGACCAGCTCCGGCACGCTGCCAACGCATGGTGCGCTGTTTATCGGCCTGCTGATCGGCACCGTGTTACTGGTCGGCGCTTTAACCTTTATTCCAGCCCTGGCGCTTGGCCCGGTGGCGGAATACCTGCAATTTTAA
- a CDS encoding YbfA family protein yields MDTYKAFPAHIVLMRRAFAVLAGVLALPVMLFWKDRARFYSYLHRVWAKTSDKPVWMEQAEKVACDFY; encoded by the coding sequence ATGGACACATACAAAGCGTTTCCGGCTCATATTGTGTTGATGCGACGTGCTTTCGCCGTTCTGGCGGGTGTGCTGGCGTTGCCGGTAATGTTGTTCTGGAAAGACCGCGCACGTTTTTATAGCTATCTGCATCGCGTCTGGGCAAAAACCAGCGATAAACCGGTGTGGATGGAGCAGGCAGAGAAAGTAGCCTGCGACTTTTATTAA
- the pxpA gene encoding 5-oxoprolinase subunit PxpA yields the protein MKIDLNADLGEGCGNDAALLQLVSSANIACGFHAGDAQTMLSCVREALRNGVAVGAHPSFPDRENFGRTPMHLPPDIVYAQMLYQIGALAAMVRAEGGKLHHVKPHGMLYNQAADEVALADAIAGAVYDADPALILVGLAGSELIRAGERYGLRTRQEVFADRGYLRDGRLVPRSEPAALIDDDNLALAQTLDMVLEGRVRCVTGEFVNVQAQTVCLHGDGEHALLFARRLHGAFAQRGVMISAH from the coding sequence ATGAAGATTGATTTAAACGCCGATCTCGGCGAAGGCTGCGGCAACGATGCGGCGCTGCTCCAGCTTGTTTCTTCCGCCAATATCGCCTGCGGTTTTCACGCAGGGGATGCGCAAACCATGCTGAGCTGTGTACGCGAAGCATTGCGTAACGGTGTGGCGGTGGGCGCCCATCCCTCTTTTCCGGATCGGGAGAATTTTGGCCGTACGCCGATGCACCTGCCACCGGATATTGTCTATGCGCAGATGCTGTATCAAATTGGTGCCCTGGCGGCGATGGTGCGTGCCGAAGGCGGCAAACTGCACCATGTGAAACCGCACGGTATGCTCTACAACCAGGCGGCGGATGAAGTGGCGCTGGCCGATGCCATTGCCGGAGCGGTTTACGATGCGGATCCCGCATTGATTCTGGTTGGGCTGGCGGGCAGCGAGTTAATTCGTGCCGGAGAGCGTTATGGTTTGCGTACGCGCCAGGAGGTGTTTGCCGATCGCGGCTACCTTCGCGATGGTCGGCTGGTGCCGCGCAGTGAGCCTGCCGCACTGATTGATGATGACAATCTGGCGCTGGCGCAAACGCTGGACATGGTGCTGGAAGGGCGGGTGAGGTGTGTCACCGGTGAGTTTGTTAATGTGCAGGCGCAAACGGTGTGCCTGCATGGTGATGGCGAGCACGCGCTGCTGTTTGCCCGCCGCTTACACGGTGCCTTTGCCCAACGTGGTGTGATGATTTCCGCCCACTAA
- the kdpF gene encoding K(+)-transporting ATPase subunit F: MSAGVVIGIVLVFLLLGYLVYALINAEAF, translated from the coding sequence GTGAGTGCAGGCGTAGTAATCGGCATCGTGCTGGTTTTCCTGTTATTGGGCTATCTGGTTTATGCCCTGATCAACGCGGAGGCTTTCTGA